One window from the genome of Chiroxiphia lanceolata isolate bChiLan1 chromosome 15, bChiLan1.pri, whole genome shotgun sequence encodes:
- the FBXO38 gene encoding F-box only protein 38 isoform X1 has translation MGPRRKNVKPSSVNREGSESTKADEPKDYMNQLSHEVLCHIFRYLPLQDIMCMECLSRKLKEAVTLYLRVVKVVDLCAGRWWEYMPTGFTDSSFLTLLRKMPDIEQLYGLHPRYLERRRVRGHEAFSIPGVLEALQACPNLLGVETSHLELVEAIWTYMPQVHILGKFRNRNGAFPIPPENKLKIPIGAKIQTLHLVGVNVPEIPCIPMLRHLYLKWVRLTKPQPFKDFLCISLRAFVMRNCAGPTNSLKYVPLVTGLASARNLEHLELVRVPFLGGLIQHVVEDSWRSGGFRNLHTIVLGACKNALEVDLGYLIITAARRLHEVRIQPSLTKDGVFSALKMAELEFPQFETLHLGYVDEFLLQCKMTSTDLVRYGLADVVENPGIITDIGMKAVNEVFSFIKYLVIYNCPHLHNPNNWITDHSRWTRLVDLTLVRCHAIKLDSFSQFIELLPSLEFISLDQMFREPPKGCARVGLSAGTGIGVSSALVSNQNSNNDNDNNNNHQNNNNPNIHHNNHQHPNDQNEENELRQDGQAEEQQIAAEALNEMEEVAQEEEFAAGQGQNELPAHSQAVVPMEVDEEQAGPSGIQPVVKATPITIHDSDSEDEEENMGTSRACISNSIAQNYSDGEEKSRDPVETREPSVSGKGKTPLRKRCSASQGGQTKQFHTEESSCEKGCQVTSEQIKADMKAASDMPERNKSKDPYASCSNATGSTGTSSSCSAASPSPDCAQTAHGHCAGTSPAAGEESRQCVCSPCKRESSSERETEESSVCSRCSSYKPQDTQQRTSGRCDGECPSTSGACRNGPGSAGADFALRTRPNCGAAGDTGEERTSGSACGAASEEQSTGTQPRSCELEDKEEYPRRPLTRARSKLSHVPLVSEPEVAKPKPRQTTKRKRTADKSTSTSDPVIEDDHVQVLTLKSKNLVGITLTNCGITDLVLKDCPKMMFIHATRCRVLKHLKVENAPVVNRFDYAQCKKLNMDQVLDQILRMPPERNRIIYLRPMQQVDTLTLEQKIFSGPYPYHICIIHEFSNPPNVRNKVRVRSWMDTIANINQELIKYEFFPEATRTEEDLKKYTKYPWGRDIYTLEGIVDGAPYSMITDFPWLRSLRTAEPNSYARYDFEDDERTTIYAPRRKGQLSADICMETIGEEISELRQMKKGVFQRVVAIFIHYCDVNGEPVEDDYI, from the exons ATGGGTCCCCGGCGGAAAAATGTGAAACCAAGTTCAGTAAACAGGGAAGGTTCTGAGTCTACCAAAGCTGATGAGCCAAAAGATTACATGAACCAACTCTCTCATGAAGTGCTTTGCCACATCTTTAG GTACCTTCCCTTGCAGGATATCATGTGCATGGAATGCCTGTCCCGGAAGCTGAAGGAAGCGGTGACGCTGTACCTGCGGGTGGTGAAGGTTGTGGATCTGTGTGCAGGCCGCTGGTGGGAGTACATGCCCACAG GTTTCACTGATTCCAGTTTCCTAACGCTGCTGAGGAAGATGCCAGACATTGAACAACTTTATGGTCTTCATCCCAGGTATCTTGAAAGACGCAGAGTCCGTGGCCATGAAGCTTTCAGCATTCCTGGAGTTTTAGAGGCTTTGCAGGCCTGTCCAAATTTGCTG GGTGTTGAGACCTCTCATTTAGAGCTGGTGGAAGCTATTTGGACATACATGCCACAAGTTCACATTTTAGGGAAGTTTCGTAATCGTAATGGTGCTTTTCCAATTCCTCCTGAGAACAAGCTGAAAATACCTATAGGAGCTAAAATTCAGACTTTGCACTTAGTAG GGGTGAATGTCCCTGAGATTCCTTGTATTCCAATGCTGAGGCACCTTTATTTGAAGTGGGTGAGACTCACCAAACCACAGCCTTTTAAAGATTTCCTTTGTATCAGCTTACGTGCTTTTGTCATGAGGAACTGTGCTG GACCCACAAATTCTCTGAAGTACGTTCCCCTGGTGACAGGCCTGGCTTCTGCTCGAAATTTGGAGCACTTAGAACTGGTTCGTGTTCCATTTCTTGGAGGACTTATCCAGCACGTGGTAGAAGATAGCTGGAGATCAG GTGGTTTTAGGAATTTGCACACTATAGTTCTGGGAGCTTGCAAGAATGCACTTGAAGTGGATCTTGGCTACCTCATCATAACTGCTGCACGAAG GTTGCACGAAGTGCGGATCCAGCCTTCCTTGACCAAAGAtggtgttttttctgctttgaagatGGCTGAACTGGAATTTCCACAGTTTGAAACTCTTCATCTAGGATACGTTGATGAGTTTTTACTACAGT GTAAAATGACGAGTACGGACTTGGTGAGGTACGGCTTGGCTGATGTGGTTGAAAATCCAGGAATTATTACAGATATTGGTATGAAAGCTGTAAatgaagttttttctttcatcaagTATCTGGTCATTTACAACTGCCCACATCTACATAACCCAAATAATTGGATCACAG ATCATTCGAGGTGGACCCGCTTGGTTGACCTCACCCTGGTGCGCTGCCACGCCATAAAGCTGGATTCTTTTAGTCAGTTCATCGAGTTATTGCCAAGCTTAGAATTCATTTCTCTGGACCAGATGTTTAGAGAACCTCCTAAG GGTTGTGCTCGTGTGGGCCTAAGTGCAGGCACAGGAATTGGGGTCTCCTCTGCCCTAGTCAGCAATCAGAACTCTAACAATGACAATGACAACAACAATAACCACCAGAATAACAATAACCCAAACATCCACCACAACAATCACCAACACCCAAATGACCAGAATGAGGAGAATGAACTGCGGCAAGATGGTcaagctgaggagcagcagattGCAGCTGAGG CACTGAATGAGATGGAGGAGGTGGCACAGGAAGAGGAGtttgctgctgggcagggccagAATGAGCTCCCGGCTCACAGCCAAGCTGTTGTTCCTATGGAGGTGGATGAAGAGCAAGCAG GACCAAGTGGCATTCAGCCTGTTGTAAAAGCAACACCTATTACTATCCATGACTCAGACAGtgaagatgaggaggaaaacaTGGGGACTTCAAGAGCCTGCATCTCCAACAGCATTGCACAGAATTACTcagatggagaagagaaaagcagagatcCAGTGGAAACTAGAGAGCCTTCAG TGAGTGGTAAAGGCAAGACACCCCTGCGGAAAAGATGCAGTGCCAGCCAAGGGGGCCAGACAAAGCAGTTCCACACGGAGGAAAGCAGCTGTGAAAAAGGCTGTCAAGTAACCAGTGAGCAGATTAAAGCAGACATGAAAGCAGCAAGTGACATGCCTGAAAGGAACAAAAGCAAAGATCCTTATGCAAGCTGCAGTAATGCTACAGGATCAACGGGAAcatccagctcctgcagtgctgcttctccTAGCCCTGACTGTGCACAGACAGCTCATGGCCACTGTGCTGgcaccagcccagcagctggagaggaatCCAGGCAGTGTGTCTGCTCGCCTTGTAAACGGGAAAGTTCCAGTGAGAGAGAGACTGAGGAGAGCTCTGTTTGTTCCAGGTGTTCCTCCTACAAGCCTCAGGACACACAGCAGAGGACTAGTGGGCGTTGTGATGGGGAATGTCCATCCACGAGCGGAGCCTGCAGGAACGGACCAGGCAGCGCTGGGGCAGATTTTGCACTTAGGACACGGCCAAactgtggggctgcaggagacaCAGGGGAGGAGAGGACTAGTGGGAGTGCCTGTGGGGCTGCCAGCGAGGAGCAGAGCACGGGcacacagcccaggagctgtgagctggaggacaAGGAGGAGTATCCTCGCCGACCACTAACCAGAGCCAGGAGCAAGCTGTCCCACGTCCCTCTGGTGTCGGAGCCAG aagTAGCCAAGCCAAAGCCACGGCAAACTACCAAGCGGAAAAGGACAGCTGACAAGTCCACAAGTACAAGTGACCCAGTTATTGAAGATGATCATGTTCAA GTACTGACTTTGAAATCCAAAAACCTTGTAGGAATCACATTGACCAATTGTGGAATAACAGATTTGGTACTGAAAGACTGCCCCAAAATGATGTTCATACATG CTACAAGGTGCCGTGTATTGAAACACTTGAAAGTAGAAAATGCACCAGTTGTCAATCGGTTTGACTATGCCCAGTGCAAGAAGTTAAACATGGATCAGGTTCTGGATCAGATTCTCAGGATGCCACCAGAAAGAAACAGGATCATTTATCTTCGTCCAATGCAGCAG gttGACACATTGACTCTGGAGCAGAAGATCTTTAGTGGCCCTTATCCCTACCACATCTGCATCATTCATGAGTTCAGTAACCCCCCCAATGTCCGCAACAAGGTGCGAGTTCGGAGCTGGATGGACACGATAGCAAATATCAACCA AGAGCTTATTAAATATGAGTTCTTCCCTGAAGCTACACGAACTGAAGAAGACCTGAAGAAATACACTAAGTACCCTTGGGGACGAGATATTTACACTCTAGAAG GCATTGTGGATGGTGCTCCTTACTCCATGATCACTGACTTCCCGTGGCTGAGGTCCCTGAGAACAGCAGAGCCCAACAGCTATGCCAGATACGACTTCGAGGATGATGAAAGAA CTACTATCTATGCCCCCCGGAGGAAGGGCCAGTTGTCTGCAGACATCTGCATGGAGACCATCGGGGAGGAGATCTCGGAGCTGCGGCAGATGAAGAAGGGTGTGTTCCAGCGCGTCGTGGCCATTTTCATCCACTACTGTGACGTCAACGGGGAGCCCGTGGAGGACGACTACATCTGA
- the FBXO38 gene encoding F-box only protein 38 isoform X2 — protein MPVPEAEGSGDAVPAGGEGCGSVCRPLVGVHAHRYLERRRVRGHEAFSIPGVLEALQACPNLLGVETSHLELVEAIWTYMPQVHILGKFRNRNGAFPIPPENKLKIPIGAKIQTLHLVGVNVPEIPCIPMLRHLYLKWVRLTKPQPFKDFLCISLRAFVMRNCAGPTNSLKYVPLVTGLASARNLEHLELVRVPFLGGLIQHVVEDSWRSGGFRNLHTIVLGACKNALEVDLGYLIITAARRLHEVRIQPSLTKDGVFSALKMAELEFPQFETLHLGYVDEFLLQCKMTSTDLVRYGLADVVENPGIITDIGMKAVNEVFSFIKYLVIYNCPHLHNPNNWITDHSRWTRLVDLTLVRCHAIKLDSFSQFIELLPSLEFISLDQMFREPPKGCARVGLSAGTGIGVSSALVSNQNSNNDNDNNNNHQNNNNPNIHHNNHQHPNDQNEENELRQDGQAEEQQIAAEALNEMEEVAQEEEFAAGQGQNELPAHSQAVVPMEVDEEQAGPSGIQPVVKATPITIHDSDSEDEEENMGTSRACISNSIAQNYSDGEEKSRDPVETREPSVSGKGKTPLRKRCSASQGGQTKQFHTEESSCEKGCQVTSEQIKADMKAASDMPERNKSKDPYASCSNATGSTGTSSSCSAASPSPDCAQTAHGHCAGTSPAAGEESRQCVCSPCKRESSSERETEESSVCSRCSSYKPQDTQQRTSGRCDGECPSTSGACRNGPGSAGADFALRTRPNCGAAGDTGEERTSGSACGAASEEQSTGTQPRSCELEDKEEYPRRPLTRARSKLSHVPLVSEPEVAKPKPRQTTKRKRTADKSTSTSDPVIEDDHVQVLTLKSKNLVGITLTNCGITDLVLKDCPKMMFIHATRCRVLKHLKVENAPVVNRFDYAQCKKLNMDQVLDQILRMPPERNRIIYLRPMQQVDTLTLEQKIFSGPYPYHICIIHEFSNPPNVRNKVRVRSWMDTIANINQELIKYEFFPEATRTEEDLKKYTKYPWGRDIYTLEGIVDGAPYSMITDFPWLRSLRTAEPNSYARYDFEDDERTTIYAPRRKGQLSADICMETIGEEISELRQMKKGVFQRVVAIFIHYCDVNGEPVEDDYI, from the exons ATGCCTGTCCCGGAAGCTGAAGGAAGCGGTGACGCTGTACCTGCGGGTGGTGAAGGTTGTGGATCTGTGTGCAGGCCGCTGGTGGGAGTACATGCCCACAG GTATCTTGAAAGACGCAGAGTCCGTGGCCATGAAGCTTTCAGCATTCCTGGAGTTTTAGAGGCTTTGCAGGCCTGTCCAAATTTGCTG GGTGTTGAGACCTCTCATTTAGAGCTGGTGGAAGCTATTTGGACATACATGCCACAAGTTCACATTTTAGGGAAGTTTCGTAATCGTAATGGTGCTTTTCCAATTCCTCCTGAGAACAAGCTGAAAATACCTATAGGAGCTAAAATTCAGACTTTGCACTTAGTAG GGGTGAATGTCCCTGAGATTCCTTGTATTCCAATGCTGAGGCACCTTTATTTGAAGTGGGTGAGACTCACCAAACCACAGCCTTTTAAAGATTTCCTTTGTATCAGCTTACGTGCTTTTGTCATGAGGAACTGTGCTG GACCCACAAATTCTCTGAAGTACGTTCCCCTGGTGACAGGCCTGGCTTCTGCTCGAAATTTGGAGCACTTAGAACTGGTTCGTGTTCCATTTCTTGGAGGACTTATCCAGCACGTGGTAGAAGATAGCTGGAGATCAG GTGGTTTTAGGAATTTGCACACTATAGTTCTGGGAGCTTGCAAGAATGCACTTGAAGTGGATCTTGGCTACCTCATCATAACTGCTGCACGAAG GTTGCACGAAGTGCGGATCCAGCCTTCCTTGACCAAAGAtggtgttttttctgctttgaagatGGCTGAACTGGAATTTCCACAGTTTGAAACTCTTCATCTAGGATACGTTGATGAGTTTTTACTACAGT GTAAAATGACGAGTACGGACTTGGTGAGGTACGGCTTGGCTGATGTGGTTGAAAATCCAGGAATTATTACAGATATTGGTATGAAAGCTGTAAatgaagttttttctttcatcaagTATCTGGTCATTTACAACTGCCCACATCTACATAACCCAAATAATTGGATCACAG ATCATTCGAGGTGGACCCGCTTGGTTGACCTCACCCTGGTGCGCTGCCACGCCATAAAGCTGGATTCTTTTAGTCAGTTCATCGAGTTATTGCCAAGCTTAGAATTCATTTCTCTGGACCAGATGTTTAGAGAACCTCCTAAG GGTTGTGCTCGTGTGGGCCTAAGTGCAGGCACAGGAATTGGGGTCTCCTCTGCCCTAGTCAGCAATCAGAACTCTAACAATGACAATGACAACAACAATAACCACCAGAATAACAATAACCCAAACATCCACCACAACAATCACCAACACCCAAATGACCAGAATGAGGAGAATGAACTGCGGCAAGATGGTcaagctgaggagcagcagattGCAGCTGAGG CACTGAATGAGATGGAGGAGGTGGCACAGGAAGAGGAGtttgctgctgggcagggccagAATGAGCTCCCGGCTCACAGCCAAGCTGTTGTTCCTATGGAGGTGGATGAAGAGCAAGCAG GACCAAGTGGCATTCAGCCTGTTGTAAAAGCAACACCTATTACTATCCATGACTCAGACAGtgaagatgaggaggaaaacaTGGGGACTTCAAGAGCCTGCATCTCCAACAGCATTGCACAGAATTACTcagatggagaagagaaaagcagagatcCAGTGGAAACTAGAGAGCCTTCAG TGAGTGGTAAAGGCAAGACACCCCTGCGGAAAAGATGCAGTGCCAGCCAAGGGGGCCAGACAAAGCAGTTCCACACGGAGGAAAGCAGCTGTGAAAAAGGCTGTCAAGTAACCAGTGAGCAGATTAAAGCAGACATGAAAGCAGCAAGTGACATGCCTGAAAGGAACAAAAGCAAAGATCCTTATGCAAGCTGCAGTAATGCTACAGGATCAACGGGAAcatccagctcctgcagtgctgcttctccTAGCCCTGACTGTGCACAGACAGCTCATGGCCACTGTGCTGgcaccagcccagcagctggagaggaatCCAGGCAGTGTGTCTGCTCGCCTTGTAAACGGGAAAGTTCCAGTGAGAGAGAGACTGAGGAGAGCTCTGTTTGTTCCAGGTGTTCCTCCTACAAGCCTCAGGACACACAGCAGAGGACTAGTGGGCGTTGTGATGGGGAATGTCCATCCACGAGCGGAGCCTGCAGGAACGGACCAGGCAGCGCTGGGGCAGATTTTGCACTTAGGACACGGCCAAactgtggggctgcaggagacaCAGGGGAGGAGAGGACTAGTGGGAGTGCCTGTGGGGCTGCCAGCGAGGAGCAGAGCACGGGcacacagcccaggagctgtgagctggaggacaAGGAGGAGTATCCTCGCCGACCACTAACCAGAGCCAGGAGCAAGCTGTCCCACGTCCCTCTGGTGTCGGAGCCAG aagTAGCCAAGCCAAAGCCACGGCAAACTACCAAGCGGAAAAGGACAGCTGACAAGTCCACAAGTACAAGTGACCCAGTTATTGAAGATGATCATGTTCAA GTACTGACTTTGAAATCCAAAAACCTTGTAGGAATCACATTGACCAATTGTGGAATAACAGATTTGGTACTGAAAGACTGCCCCAAAATGATGTTCATACATG CTACAAGGTGCCGTGTATTGAAACACTTGAAAGTAGAAAATGCACCAGTTGTCAATCGGTTTGACTATGCCCAGTGCAAGAAGTTAAACATGGATCAGGTTCTGGATCAGATTCTCAGGATGCCACCAGAAAGAAACAGGATCATTTATCTTCGTCCAATGCAGCAG gttGACACATTGACTCTGGAGCAGAAGATCTTTAGTGGCCCTTATCCCTACCACATCTGCATCATTCATGAGTTCAGTAACCCCCCCAATGTCCGCAACAAGGTGCGAGTTCGGAGCTGGATGGACACGATAGCAAATATCAACCA AGAGCTTATTAAATATGAGTTCTTCCCTGAAGCTACACGAACTGAAGAAGACCTGAAGAAATACACTAAGTACCCTTGGGGACGAGATATTTACACTCTAGAAG GCATTGTGGATGGTGCTCCTTACTCCATGATCACTGACTTCCCGTGGCTGAGGTCCCTGAGAACAGCAGAGCCCAACAGCTATGCCAGATACGACTTCGAGGATGATGAAAGAA CTACTATCTATGCCCCCCGGAGGAAGGGCCAGTTGTCTGCAGACATCTGCATGGAGACCATCGGGGAGGAGATCTCGGAGCTGCGGCAGATGAAGAAGGGTGTGTTCCAGCGCGTCGTGGCCATTTTCATCCACTACTGTGACGTCAACGGGGAGCCCGTGGAGGACGACTACATCTGA